A window from Dunckerocampus dactyliophorus isolate RoL2022-P2 chromosome 15, RoL_Ddac_1.1, whole genome shotgun sequence encodes these proteins:
- the nrcama gene encoding neuronal cell adhesion molecule a isoform X9, with protein sequence MDFHLSTGALLMVFLCHMTSALEVPLDPKVLEGLPQPPTITLQSPKDYIFDPRENIVIHCEAKGKPHPSFSWTRNGTHFDVEKDSKVLMKPGSGTLVIDISGEKAEAYEGTYQCTAHNDHGTAVSNNIVIRQSRSPLWSKERIEAITVQMGVSLVLQCRPPAGLPPPVIFWMDNNFQRLPLDKRVSQALNGDLYFSNVLSEDTRNDYICYARFPHTQTIQQKQPISVTVLEMDTMNETVASLYNITKFSANPAGDYRPGFMTPLGATSTEMVLRGETLELECIAEGLPTPEMSWQKDGGELPTSRVSFLNYKKTLKISDVSEADAGDYTCTATNRLGTVDHVIKVTVKAAPFWIGAPRNLILAPNETGILTCKVNGDPKPDIRWFINGVPFENAPEDLTRKVDNDTVILSNVQSGSSAVYQCNASNEFGYLIANAFVSVLAEPPRVLTPPNQVYQVITNSPALLDCATFGSPIPTITWFKDSQISIKSGDPYVIHENGTLEINVAQSQNSGKYTCIATNNLGIKENHVFLEVKEPTRILKQPEYKVVQRGMSAIFECKVKHDPSLIPTMTWLKNNGELPDDERFEVDTDSLTIKDVTDEDEGTYTCIMNTSLDQDSASAMLTVVEKPDPPTDLELTDQTERSVQLTWIPGDENNSPTQKFLIQYEDLLHQPNVWVNMTEVPGTSTTAHLDLSPYVYYSFRVLAKNQVGYSQPSQASRQYRTNPAAPDDNPSDVQGEGTEPGNLVISWRKLTGLQSNGPGLEYKVQWRQKDVAQEWSSRTVANVSQVVVSGTPIFVPYEIKVQSLNDYGNGPEAEVVIGYSGEDLPLSAPDGVLVMVHNSTLAEVHWEPVSSHSVRGKLKGYKVYYRRERGLHEAEEEADQESQDQVLTFSGNLTKGRLPDLQPYSLYNLFIRVLNSKGEGPPSPDKQFETPEGVPGPPSFLQVNPSLDSFTLEWGPPLNNNGRLIGYTLRYQPVNTTIETGPVKIMDFPVNETTVTLDNLNSSVLYKFDLNAKTVKGAGPSITKEASTAMETTVPSRHVDIATQGWFIGLMCAIALLILVLLIVCFIKRNKGGKYPVKEKEEAHQDPEIQPMKEDDGTFGEYSDTEDHKPLKGSRTPSNGTVRRDESDDSLVDYGEGGDGQFNEDGSFIGQYSGKKEKDTHEGNESSEAPSPVNAMNSFV encoded by the exons ATGGACTTCCACCTGAGCACTGGAGCCCTTCTCATGGTGTTCCTCTGTCACATGACGTCAGCGCTGGAAGTGCCTCTTGACC caaaagttCTGGAAGGAT TGCCCCAGCCCCCTACTATAACGCTACAGTCCCCCAAGGACTACATTTTTGACCCACGGGAGAACATTGTCATCCACTGTGAAGCCAAGGGGAAACCTCATCCCAG CTTTTCCTGGACACGAAACGGAACCCATTTTGATGTGGAGAAAGACTCCAAAGTTCTAATGAAGCCCGGTTCAGGGACTCTGGTCATCGACATCAGCGGCGAAAAGGCCGAGGCTTACGAGGGGACGTACCAGTGCACAGCCCATAATGATCACGGCACGGCGGTATCCAACAACATCGTCATCAGACAGTCCA GGTCCCCCTTGTGGTCGAAGGAAAGAATTGAGGCCATCACGGTGCAGATGGGGGTCTCCCTGGTGCTGCAGTGCCGACCCCCGGCAGGGCTGCCCCCTCCTGTCATATTTTGGATGGATAACA ATTTCCAGAGGCTGCCACTAGACAAACGAGTGTCCCAGGCCCTGAATGGAGACTTGTACTTCTCCAATGTCCTGTCTGAGGACACCAGGAATGACTACATCTGCTATGCCCGCTTCCCACATACACAGACCATTCAGCAGAAGCAGCCCATCTCTGTCACAGTGCTTGAGA TGGATACAATGAATGAGACTGTGGCTTCTTTGTACAATATCACTAAATTTAGTG CCAACCCAGCAGGGGACTACCGCCCAGGCTTCATGACGCCTTTGGGCGCCACCAGCACTGAGATGGTTCTACGAGGAGAGACCCTGGAGCTGGAATGCATTGCAGAAGGCTT GCCCACTCCAGAGATGTCATGGCAGAAAGACGGAGGAGAGCTGCCCACCAGCAGGGTCTCCTTCCTCAACTACAAGAAAACTCTCAAGATTTCTGACGTCAGTGAAGCCGACGCCGGCGACTACACCTGCACGGCCACCAACCGACTGGGCACAGTGGACCACGTCATCAAGGTCACCGTCAAAG CTGCTCCTTTCTGGATCGGCGCTCCCAGGAACCTGATCCTTGCCCCGAATGAAACTGGCATCCTGACTTGCAAAGTCAATGGAGATCCCAAGCCGGACATAAGATGGTTCATCAATGGAGTCCCCTTCGAGA ATGCCCCAGAAGACCTCACCCGCAAGGTGGACAACGACACGGTGATTCTTAGCAACGTGCAGTCCGGGTCCAGTGCTGTTTATCAGTGTAACGCATCCAACGAGTTTGGCTACCTGATTGCCAATGCATTTGTCAGTGTTCTTG CTGAGCCCCCAAGGGTCCTCACTCCCCCCAACCAAGTGTACCAAGTCATTACCAACAGCCCCGCTTTGCTAGACTGTGCCACTTTTGGCTCACCAATACCAACCATCACATG GTTCAAAGACAGCCAGATCAGCATCAAGAGCGGCGACCCCTACGTGATCCACGAGAACGGGACTTTGGAGATCAACGTGGCCCAGTCGCAGAACAGCGGGAAGTACACGTGCATCGCCACCAACAACCTGGGCATCAAAGAGAACCACGTCTTCCTGGAGGTTAAAG AACCCACGCGCATCCTTAAGCAGCCTGAATACAAAGTGGTGCAGAGGGGCATGAGCGCCATTTTTGAGTGTAAAGTCAAACACGACCCCTCCCTCATCCCCACAATGACCTGGCTCAAAAACAACGGCGAGCTGCCCGACGACGAGAG GTTTGAGGTGGACACAGACAGTCTGACCATTAAAGATGTGACGGATGAAGATGAGGGCACGTACACCTGCATCATGAACACCAGCCTGGACCAAGACTCCGCCAGCGCCATGCTGACTGTTGTCG agaaACCCGACCCGCCCACTGACCTGGAACTCACTGACCAGACTGAAAGGAGTGTTCAGCTCACTTGGATCCCAGGAGATGAAAACAACAGTCCtacacaaa AGTTTCTGATCCAATACGAGGATTTGCTGCACCAGCCAAACGTCTGGGTCAACATGACAGAGGTCCCTGGTACGAGCACGACGGCACACCTGGACCTCTCGCCGTACGTGTACTACTCCTTCCGGGTACTGGCGAAGAACCAGGTGGGCTACAGCCAGCCCAGCCAGGCGTCACGCCAATACCGAACCAACCCTGCAG CCCCTGATGATAATCCGTCAGATGTTCAGGGAGAAGGAACAGAACCTGGCAACCTGGTCATCTCCTGGAGA AAACTAACAGGGCTGCAGTCCAACGGCCCTGGTCTGGAATACAAAGTCCAATGGAGGCAGAAGGACGTGGCTCAAGAGTGGTCTTCCAGGACAGTGGCCAACGTCTCACAGGTGGTCGTGTCCGGAACTCCCATCTTTGTGCCCTACGAGATCAAGGTCCAGTCCCTGAACGACTACGGCAACGGGCCGGAAGCTGAAGTAGTCATTGGCTACTCCGGGGAAGATT TACCTTTATCTGCCCCTGATGGCGTTCTGGTCATGGTTCACAACAGCACCCTAGCAGAAGTGCACTGGGAGCCAGTGTCGTCTCACTCAGTCAGGGGGAAACTAAAGGGATACAAG GTATATTACCGCCGTGAGCGAGGCTTGCATGAGGCAGAGGAGGAAGCGGATCAAGAATCTCAAGACCAGGTTCTGACCTTCAGCGGGAATCTGACCAAGGGACGTCTGCCGGACCTCCAACCCTACAGCTTGTACAACCTCTTCATCAGGGTCCTGAATAGCAAAGGGGAAGGTCCCCCTAGTCCAGATAAGCAGTTTGAGACACCTGAGGGAG TTCCAGGCCCTCCTTCATTTCTACAAGTGAACCCCAGTTTGGATTCTTTCACTCTGGAATGGGGCCCACCGCTGAATAACAACGGACGCCTCATTGGATACACTCTCAGATACCAACCAG TCAACACCACCATAGAAACTGGGCCTGTCAAGATCATGGATTTTCCGGTCAACGAGACAACCGTGACTCTGGACAACCTGAACTCTAGCGTGCTGTACAAATTTGACTTAAATGCAAAGACGGTCAAAGGAGCTGGGCCCAGCATCACTAAAGAGGCCTCGACCGCCATGGAAACAA ctgTGCCCAGTCGCCATGTGGACATCGCCACCCAGGGCTGGTTCATCGGACTGATGTGCGCCATCGCTCTCCTCATCCTGGTGCTTCTCATTGTCTGCTTCATCAAAAGGAACAAGGGCGGCAAATATCCAG TGAAAGAGAAAGAAGAAGCCCACCAAGACCCAGAGATCCAGCCCATGAAGGAGGATGATGGCACATTCGGAGAATACAG TGACACCGAGGACCACAAGCCGCTGAAGGGCAGCCGGACGCCGTCCAACGGCACGGTGCGCCGCGACGAGAGCGACGACAGCCTGGTGGACTACGGCGAGGGCGGCGACGGACAATTCAACGAGGACGGCTCCTTCATCGGCCAGTACAGCGGCAAGAAGGAGAAGGACACGCACGAAGGCAACGAGAGCTCCGAGGCGCCGTCGCCGGTCAACGCCATGAACTCCTTTGTCTAA
- the nrcama gene encoding neuronal cell adhesion molecule a isoform X4: protein MDFHLSTGALLMVFLCHMTSALEVPLDPKVLEGLPQPPTITLQSPKDYIFDPRENIVIHCEAKGKPHPSFSWTRNGTHFDVEKDSKVLMKPGSGTLVIDISGEKAEAYEGTYQCTAHNDHGTAVSNNIVIRQSRSPLWSKERIEAITVQMGVSLVLQCRPPAGLPPPVIFWMDNNFQRLPLDKRVSQALNGDLYFSNVLSEDTRNDYICYARFPHTQTIQQKQPISVTVLEMDTMNETVASLYNITKFSANPAGDYRPGFMTPLGATSTEMVLRGETLELECIAEGLPTPEMSWQKDGGELPTSRVSFLNYKKTLKISDVSEADAGDYTCTATNRLGTVDHVIKVTVKAAPFWIGAPRNLILAPNETGILTCKVNGDPKPDIRWFINGVPFENAPEDLTRKVDNDTVILSNVQSGSSAVYQCNASNEFGYLIANAFVSVLAEPPRVLTPPNQVYQVITNSPALLDCATFGSPIPTITWFKDSQISIKSGDPYVIHENGTLEINVAQSQNSGKYTCIATNNLGIKENHVFLEVKEPTRILKQPEYKVVQRGMSAIFECKVKHDPSLIPTMTWLKNNGELPDDERFEVDTDSLTIKDVTDEDEGTYTCIMNTSLDQDSASAMLTVVEATPTPAIVYEKPDPPTDLELTDQTERSVQLTWIPGDENNSPTQKFLIQYEDLLHQPNVWVNMTEVPGTSTTAHLDLSPYVYYSFRVLAKNQVGYSQPSQASRQYRTNPAAPDDNPSDVQGEGTEPGNLVISWRKLTGLQSNGPGLEYKVQWRQKDVAQEWSSRTVANVSQVVVSGTPIFVPYEIKVQSLNDYGNGPEAEVVIGYSGEDLPLSAPDGVLVMVHNSTLAEVHWEPVSSHSVRGKLKGYKVYYRRERGLHEAEEEADQESQDQVLTFSGNLTKGRLPDLQPYSLYNLFIRVLNSKGEGPPSPDKQFETPEGVPGPPSFLQVNPSLDSFTLEWGPPLNNNGRLIGYTLRYQPVNTTIETGPVKIMDFPVNETTVTLDNLNSSVLYKFDLNAKTVKGAGPSITKEASTAMETTPTAEVGKAPSVGPVFGTVNTSVSEEGAVISWEYFGHHKNIYVEYMVENSKEDWKKESVNGSHSHVLKGLKPGTSYRVRVVARDPTGPTLHSTNEEVVTVPAVPSRHVDIATQGWFIGLMCAIALLILVLLIVCFIKRNKGGKYPVKEKEEAHQDPEIQPMKEDDGTFGEYSDTEDHKPLKGSRTPSNGTVRRDESDDSLVDYGEGGDGQFNEDGSFIGQYSGKKEKDTHEGNESSEAPSPVNAMNSFV from the exons ATGGACTTCCACCTGAGCACTGGAGCCCTTCTCATGGTGTTCCTCTGTCACATGACGTCAGCGCTGGAAGTGCCTCTTGACC caaaagttCTGGAAGGAT TGCCCCAGCCCCCTACTATAACGCTACAGTCCCCCAAGGACTACATTTTTGACCCACGGGAGAACATTGTCATCCACTGTGAAGCCAAGGGGAAACCTCATCCCAG CTTTTCCTGGACACGAAACGGAACCCATTTTGATGTGGAGAAAGACTCCAAAGTTCTAATGAAGCCCGGTTCAGGGACTCTGGTCATCGACATCAGCGGCGAAAAGGCCGAGGCTTACGAGGGGACGTACCAGTGCACAGCCCATAATGATCACGGCACGGCGGTATCCAACAACATCGTCATCAGACAGTCCA GGTCCCCCTTGTGGTCGAAGGAAAGAATTGAGGCCATCACGGTGCAGATGGGGGTCTCCCTGGTGCTGCAGTGCCGACCCCCGGCAGGGCTGCCCCCTCCTGTCATATTTTGGATGGATAACA ATTTCCAGAGGCTGCCACTAGACAAACGAGTGTCCCAGGCCCTGAATGGAGACTTGTACTTCTCCAATGTCCTGTCTGAGGACACCAGGAATGACTACATCTGCTATGCCCGCTTCCCACATACACAGACCATTCAGCAGAAGCAGCCCATCTCTGTCACAGTGCTTGAGA TGGATACAATGAATGAGACTGTGGCTTCTTTGTACAATATCACTAAATTTAGTG CCAACCCAGCAGGGGACTACCGCCCAGGCTTCATGACGCCTTTGGGCGCCACCAGCACTGAGATGGTTCTACGAGGAGAGACCCTGGAGCTGGAATGCATTGCAGAAGGCTT GCCCACTCCAGAGATGTCATGGCAGAAAGACGGAGGAGAGCTGCCCACCAGCAGGGTCTCCTTCCTCAACTACAAGAAAACTCTCAAGATTTCTGACGTCAGTGAAGCCGACGCCGGCGACTACACCTGCACGGCCACCAACCGACTGGGCACAGTGGACCACGTCATCAAGGTCACCGTCAAAG CTGCTCCTTTCTGGATCGGCGCTCCCAGGAACCTGATCCTTGCCCCGAATGAAACTGGCATCCTGACTTGCAAAGTCAATGGAGATCCCAAGCCGGACATAAGATGGTTCATCAATGGAGTCCCCTTCGAGA ATGCCCCAGAAGACCTCACCCGCAAGGTGGACAACGACACGGTGATTCTTAGCAACGTGCAGTCCGGGTCCAGTGCTGTTTATCAGTGTAACGCATCCAACGAGTTTGGCTACCTGATTGCCAATGCATTTGTCAGTGTTCTTG CTGAGCCCCCAAGGGTCCTCACTCCCCCCAACCAAGTGTACCAAGTCATTACCAACAGCCCCGCTTTGCTAGACTGTGCCACTTTTGGCTCACCAATACCAACCATCACATG GTTCAAAGACAGCCAGATCAGCATCAAGAGCGGCGACCCCTACGTGATCCACGAGAACGGGACTTTGGAGATCAACGTGGCCCAGTCGCAGAACAGCGGGAAGTACACGTGCATCGCCACCAACAACCTGGGCATCAAAGAGAACCACGTCTTCCTGGAGGTTAAAG AACCCACGCGCATCCTTAAGCAGCCTGAATACAAAGTGGTGCAGAGGGGCATGAGCGCCATTTTTGAGTGTAAAGTCAAACACGACCCCTCCCTCATCCCCACAATGACCTGGCTCAAAAACAACGGCGAGCTGCCCGACGACGAGAG GTTTGAGGTGGACACAGACAGTCTGACCATTAAAGATGTGACGGATGAAGATGAGGGCACGTACACCTGCATCATGAACACCAGCCTGGACCAAGACTCCGCCAGCGCCATGCTGACTGTTGTCG AGGCTACTCCTACTCCAGCTATTGTCTACG agaaACCCGACCCGCCCACTGACCTGGAACTCACTGACCAGACTGAAAGGAGTGTTCAGCTCACTTGGATCCCAGGAGATGAAAACAACAGTCCtacacaaa AGTTTCTGATCCAATACGAGGATTTGCTGCACCAGCCAAACGTCTGGGTCAACATGACAGAGGTCCCTGGTACGAGCACGACGGCACACCTGGACCTCTCGCCGTACGTGTACTACTCCTTCCGGGTACTGGCGAAGAACCAGGTGGGCTACAGCCAGCCCAGCCAGGCGTCACGCCAATACCGAACCAACCCTGCAG CCCCTGATGATAATCCGTCAGATGTTCAGGGAGAAGGAACAGAACCTGGCAACCTGGTCATCTCCTGGAGA AAACTAACAGGGCTGCAGTCCAACGGCCCTGGTCTGGAATACAAAGTCCAATGGAGGCAGAAGGACGTGGCTCAAGAGTGGTCTTCCAGGACAGTGGCCAACGTCTCACAGGTGGTCGTGTCCGGAACTCCCATCTTTGTGCCCTACGAGATCAAGGTCCAGTCCCTGAACGACTACGGCAACGGGCCGGAAGCTGAAGTAGTCATTGGCTACTCCGGGGAAGATT TACCTTTATCTGCCCCTGATGGCGTTCTGGTCATGGTTCACAACAGCACCCTAGCAGAAGTGCACTGGGAGCCAGTGTCGTCTCACTCAGTCAGGGGGAAACTAAAGGGATACAAG GTATATTACCGCCGTGAGCGAGGCTTGCATGAGGCAGAGGAGGAAGCGGATCAAGAATCTCAAGACCAGGTTCTGACCTTCAGCGGGAATCTGACCAAGGGACGTCTGCCGGACCTCCAACCCTACAGCTTGTACAACCTCTTCATCAGGGTCCTGAATAGCAAAGGGGAAGGTCCCCCTAGTCCAGATAAGCAGTTTGAGACACCTGAGGGAG TTCCAGGCCCTCCTTCATTTCTACAAGTGAACCCCAGTTTGGATTCTTTCACTCTGGAATGGGGCCCACCGCTGAATAACAACGGACGCCTCATTGGATACACTCTCAGATACCAACCAG TCAACACCACCATAGAAACTGGGCCTGTCAAGATCATGGATTTTCCGGTCAACGAGACAACCGTGACTCTGGACAACCTGAACTCTAGCGTGCTGTACAAATTTGACTTAAATGCAAAGACGGTCAAAGGAGCTGGGCCCAGCATCACTAAAGAGGCCTCGACCGCCATGGAAACAA CTCCCACTGCAGAGGTGGGCAAAG CACCATCTGTAGGCCCCGTCTTTGGCACGGTTAACACGTCAGTGTCCGAGGAGGGTGCTGTGATCAGTTGGGAATACTTTGGACACCATAAGAACATTTATGTGGAATACATGGTAGAAAACA GCAAAGAGGACTGGAAAAAGGAGTCGGTAAACGGCTCGCACTCGCATGTATTAAAAGGCTTAAAGCCAGGGACGTCCTATAGGGTGCGCGTGGTAGCTCGAGACCCGACCGGGCCGACGCTCCACAGCACCAATGAAGAGGTGGTTACGGTGCCAG ctgTGCCCAGTCGCCATGTGGACATCGCCACCCAGGGCTGGTTCATCGGACTGATGTGCGCCATCGCTCTCCTCATCCTGGTGCTTCTCATTGTCTGCTTCATCAAAAGGAACAAGGGCGGCAAATATCCAG TGAAAGAGAAAGAAGAAGCCCACCAAGACCCAGAGATCCAGCCCATGAAGGAGGATGATGGCACATTCGGAGAATACAG TGACACCGAGGACCACAAGCCGCTGAAGGGCAGCCGGACGCCGTCCAACGGCACGGTGCGCCGCGACGAGAGCGACGACAGCCTGGTGGACTACGGCGAGGGCGGCGACGGACAATTCAACGAGGACGGCTCCTTCATCGGCCAGTACAGCGGCAAGAAGGAGAAGGACACGCACGAAGGCAACGAGAGCTCCGAGGCGCCGTCGCCGGTCAACGCCATGAACTCCTTTGTCTAA